The DNA window AACTTTTGCTTTGTATGCTTTATCTCCAATTTCAGTATGAACTGCATATGCAAAATCTAAAACTGATGAACCATCTGGCAAAAATATAATCTCATTTTTAGGTGTAAATACAAAAATCTCATTTTGAAAGAAATCATATTTTAGAAGATGTAAAAATTCAGAATTATCTTTGTGTTCTTTTTCCCATAACAAAACTTCTCTTAACCAAGATATTTTTTTCTCAAATTTTTTATCTTCTTTCAGATTTTTATATTTCCAATGCGCTGCAATTCCAAATTCTGCAAGTTTGTGCATTTCTTCAGTTCTTATTTGAACTTCAACTGGACATTTAATACTTCTTGAATATACAATTGTATGAATTGATTGATATCCATTTGCTTTAGGATTTGCAATGTAATCTTTTAATTTATCCGGAAAAGCTTGGAATTGATCATGTAAAACTCCTAAAATTGTATAACATTCAGATATATCTTTTGCAATTATTCTTACAGCATATAAATCGTATAAATCTTCAAAAGATTTAGCCTTGTCTTTTACTTTTTTATAGATACTGAAAAAATTTTTTGGACGACCAAGAGCTAAGATGTTATCAATACCTTCCATTTTTAACACTTCCTTGATTTCAACTACTGCTTTTTGAACAATTCCTTCCCTATCCTTTCTTTTCATATTAATTTTAGATTTAATTAATTGATACATATCAGGGTTCCTATACTTAAATGATAAGTCTTCTAGTTCCCATTTTAAAGAATAGATACCTATTTTTTGAGCAATTGGAGCATAAATTAACATTGTTTCTCTTGCAACTCTTTCTCTTTTAGATTCTGGAAGTTCTTCGAGTGTTCTTAGATTATGTAGTCTATCACAAAGTTTAATTATTAAAACTCTAATATCTTTTGCAGATGCAAGTAAAATTTTCCTTAAAGCCTCCGCACTTTTTTCTTCACGACTCTCAGTAAACATATTAATTTTACTTAAACCATCAACTAATAATTCTACTTCATCACCAAAGTTTTTTTTTATTTCTCCAAGTTTTATAGGAGTATCTTCTACTACATCATGTAAAAGGGCTGCAATTACTGAAGGTTCTCCTAAACCATAGTCATAAACTATTTTTGCTACTTCAAGTGGATGCGTAATATAAGGTTCTCCAGTTTGTCTTAGTTGGCCTGTGTGAGCTTTCTTAGCAAATTCGTAAGATTTTCTAATATTTACTATATTGAGTTCTCTTCCTTTTTTTATTCGTTCTACAAACAATTCAAATTCTGCATCTACTTTTTCCATCATTTTTTTTAAAACAAAATAATTAATATATTAATGGACAATTACTATCTTCAACATATAAGTGATTTAGTTCTAGTTCTTTAATTATATTATTAAGTTCTCCTATGTCATTAAAGAAATTGGTATTTATATGGTTTTCTATATCTTTCAAATTATCTACCATATTACTATAATACACTTTCTGTTTTGAAAATGTTGTAGCACCAATCATTGAAGTTGTACAAATAGGAGAGTCTTGTTTTAAAAAATACTCCGATTTATTTATATAAAAATCATAAACATTTGAAATTGAATTATCTAACATTTGATATGAACAATT is part of the Candidatus Woesearchaeota archaeon genome and encodes:
- a CDS encoding RelA/SpoT family protein, with translation MEKVDAEFELFVERIKKGRELNIVNIRKSYEFAKKAHTGQLRQTGEPYITHPLEVAKIVYDYGLGEPSVIAALLHDVVEDTPIKLGEIKKNFGDEVELLVDGLSKINMFTESREEKSAEALRKILLASAKDIRVLIIKLCDRLHNLRTLEELPESKRERVARETMLIYAPIAQKIGIYSLKWELEDLSFKYRNPDMYQLIKSKINMKRKDREGIVQKAVVEIKEVLKMEGIDNILALGRPKNFFSIYKKVKDKAKSFEDLYDLYAVRIIAKDISECYTILGVLHDQFQAFPDKLKDYIANPKANGYQSIHTIVYSRSIKCPVEVQIRTEEMHKLAEFGIAAHWKYKNLKEDKKFEKKISWLREVLLWEKEHKDNSEFLHLLKYDFFQNEIFVFTPKNEIIFLPDGSSVLDFAYAVHTEIGDKAYKAKVNGAITTIDKTLKNGDIVEIITNKSAKPTDKWLKLVKTSKAKIKIRDSMNLKFKKTPDDKKEEVNFETLRSRLTRLNEFKKVRKGGCCNLNYGDHVVGVVGKNGELVVHNASCDNSKYTVSKKIPLNWIQERKKEIEIFMILKDRFGLLIDILNVFSDFNLNVSKLNTRIQKDGSVKMDLKVIDGPYMDKLVERLNGLESVENVRVSRGIFG